From the genome of Vitis riparia cultivar Riparia Gloire de Montpellier isolate 1030 chromosome 2, EGFV_Vit.rip_1.0, whole genome shotgun sequence:
CTTATTTTATCCAGAGATCATTTTAACATACAGGAAAAGATTGAGTATTGTCAGAAATAAGATGTTAAATCAGGTACAATTTTGGATTCTCTCCATGTATATGGATGGTTTGCTATTCTTTTTAATACATTAATTAAGTTTTACAAAGTTCTTAATAGTGAGTAATGGAGAGGTTGGGATTCAAACCTAAATTGTGTATCTGATTGTTGTGGAGAGCTCAGGATTTGGATGTAGCAAAAAGGAATTGCATGGCCAGTTGCTTCTTTGGTCCAGGTGCTACCCAACACAATAACACATTTTACTAGTGTAGGATGGTCTTCAAGTCTTGAAGGGCTATCTTGCCAAGAAAGGTGGAGAGATATGTGTTAGAAATAAGGTAGAGGTTTAGAAAGATAGTAAGGGAGATAATCTAGGCCATTGTCGGATTTCCCTCATTGGTTTGCCATAGAATTTTCAGAGTAAAAGTTAAATGGATGAATCATAGGTGCCTTggatgttttcttttgtttgtttttggatGGGCATTGGATCTCAACATCCATAGTGACTTCCAACTGTAACTCTGGAGCTCTTAGGCTGTGGATTTCAATTGACCGGGCACACAGGGTCTTGTGAGTGTTGCATacatccaaataaaatatttaaggatTTTATACTATTATTAGATAACTAGGACTTATAAGTTCATCTTCAACCATGAGCACAGGGCACAGAGCTAGAAAAATTCATTCCATCTAGCTGCTGTCTTGTGATTCATCAGAGCTATGTTTTATTCTGTTAAGTATGTATAATGTGATCGGTTCACATAAGAAGACACATTttatgatgaatgaaattattgttgcCCCTTGTTGCTGGTTTCTATCAGAGATAGAATGGTCGTCATGAAATTAGCTGTTTATGGCATGAAATGGATAGCATAGGTTAAAAAGAAATGGTGGAAGTTGCTCTTTGTTATGTCCATCATGTCTCTTGGGGCCTACAAAGTTTAACTGCCAATATATATGACCTTCATGATAATCTCAAGGAGAAAAAGGATTTCCAGCAGAAGCTGCTGAATTTTTCTGGAAACCAAAAACTGCAACTGAAGACTAGGATTTCTTGTTATGTTCTGCTGGTCTAAAATGATCAATTGACTGATTTAGTTATCTGTGTATCACTAGAGTGCTTAAGTGCTTGGCTGAACTCACCATAGGCTTATTTTTTAGGCTGAACTCATCATCGATGTACACTTGCTAGTAGCAActagtagattttttttttttttttggtttcaaaTGAAATTTGATCTGTGGAGACTATATTTTTTCCCACCgtttaaaattttaggaaagTGCCTTTTCAGAAGAAGACCTGCTGTAGGAGCTCTAGAAAATTCTCAGGCAAAGATCAAACCGCAACTGAGTGCTTtacattatttatattttgttctgTTTTTCTAGGTTGGAAAAGCAGTCATCCTAAATGAATCCTGCGACTGCTCACACCCAGCTCAGACCCTTACAATTTTTGTCGACAACATTGATTCACTCATTTCGATAATTCACATATATTTTATTACAATGATTCAACTTTGCTTGGTAATCAGCAAATTAGCCAGATATGATCAAATTTGAAATGTACATGTTTGTTTCCCAGATTTGTGATAAGCTCCTGGGGATCTTTTGCTGtcttaaaaatcttatttattgaTCTTAGAATCACATGCTATTAGTAGGTCCATCCAACTAGCAGACCCGTATCAACCAAGTGCCATGTCATTGACCACCATTACCTAATGCTATCCATGCTTATAGTTTATGGTATAAGCAGGACTCTTagagggtgtttttttttttagctttttgccgaaaataatttgttttcaaactttagattgtttattttttaaaaattttcatgacttattgcttaatttttaaattttttgactgaaaagaaaaagacacaTTTTGAAGCCCACCCTGACTCTCACCCTGTCTCTGTGTAGCTTGCTTGCCCATTGGTTCCACAACCATTACCAACACCCAGCTTTCTCGAGGTAATTTCTTCCATGTTTTATCTCTATTTAGGTTTCTCAAGGTGTAAATTTCTCATTCATTCTCCCTCTTTCTCTATAAAATTTGTGAACTCATTTCAGTAGGGCTTTGTATGATCTATGGTTTATTATGTTATTAGGATCCTGTGGATTGCTTGATTGTTGTGATTTTCGTGATTTGTTTGGTTATTAAGATTTTGTGGTTTGTTTGATTATTGGAACCtaaaggaaaatagaagaaaaatggggTTTAGGGTTGcaaatctttttctaaaaaatgttttggcATTATAAGATATCTAATTCTTACGCTCAATTGGTTTGTACTGAAACCAGTGTTTGATTTTCTGGtgattttttgaaagttttgcaGTGTTTACAAAGTTGGGTACTTCAAATTTCAGTGGTTACTCTTAATTCTTGAATGGGGTTTCTGTAAATTGTTGATTTTAGGAAGACGTCTGCTTGTTTGGCTAGTCTCTCTGAGCTTTGTTATTTGTACAGAGGTTTCAATAGCAGTTCCCATAGACCGTAGAGTAGAGTTGCAATTTAGATATCATTGCCTTTTAGGGACAAAACCTCATAGCAAGGATTTATTTGTACCATATACATCTTCTTGCTAGTACTTCACCCTCAAAGctgaccttaattctcatttgttggtttgatattttaatattttatttcttgtttcctTGCCAATCACGATCTGCTCATAGTCAACTCCTTTTGCCTTTCCTTGTTGATTTTCCCTTGAAATATTTTAGTAaactttcattaatttattagtttgcAGCTGCCCAAGATTTCTTTTTGAATTGGGGAGTTGAAAATGTTGCTTGGATTCTAAAagctttttggaaaaaataaattttgcaaTTTGTTGTGCTGAATTTAGAAAATCACTTTGGATTTGGTGTTTATATTCAAATCTGAATTAGATGGGAGTAGATATGTTGGTTTGCTgattttataaacttaaattttttgagCCGAAAAAGATTCAATCATAGTGAAGATATGCTTCCCACTACCAAATGGAGTATAATGTAAAAATATACCCAACCAACAAAATGATATGCCAGGTTTGATACTCATTTTGTAAGAAGAAATATGTCCAATACAAGATGTGTTCAtctcacttgtttttttagtttaaaaaatggttttttaaaatagctatCAACCTCTGTCCTGGTGTTGCTGTAGTTTCTTCCACAAATTGCATAAAACAAATGCAAAATCCCAATGGATGAGAATCATAGTGGAACACATTGGTGAGCCAACCTTTATCTGCAACTCTAATACAACTATTTCCTCTCTCACTAGGTGGTCTTCTCCACTTCCAAGGGCTTTTTACTATCAAAAACAGGGTAATAAATTAGTCATGGTAGCATTAAAGAACTGATTCCCCATGAGAAACCACAATTATATGCTTTAGCACGATGCTAAATTTGGGTTGATCACAACTTAATCCGCTTAACAAAGGAACAAAATAGGAGCTTAATTTTGTAGATCTATGCTATGTCCTCTTTTTTGTTTAAAGTAGAATACAATCACATATTCGTCAGAGATCATGAGTAACATAAATTCCCAGACACAAAATGAGCTTTTCAAGCACATCCTTGCTAAAATGGTTAGTGTGGTTtagatatatttattaaaattgcaTGATTGGTTGAAAAACtgattgatatatttattaaataaataaacagcaGAGTTGTGGTGCTTCAAACCATGTTAACAAGAAAGGagaacttatttttatttttatttttgtcattataTTGCAATATTATAAACCATTCATGCTAGGATTTTTACTTATCccttcatatttttcaatttgaatcTTTACTTGGATTACTTGGtacctttatttcttttttgtatttttttctctctacaCTTCTAATCATTGTTTCATACTTGATACAACTTATTCATTCTTTAATACCAGTAGTTGAATCTAGTTTTCAAatcccattaaatatttttattttttgaaaaatgaaaattaatcatCAATGTTGATTGGTTTTTTGTATAGTAATGAGTCAAAATGTTGAAAGTAGTAGGGCAAATTGGGCTAACCTCACccaaagaaaacactttattgaTCTTTGTCTTTAAGAGGCAAATAAAAGCTTTAGATCAGGTAGAGGTTTAAAGTCTAGTGCTTAGCCTCAAATTGCTGAAGAGTTGGAGAAATTACTTGAAAAACgctatattaaaaaataacttaagaatgGATAGGATTACATGAAAAGACGATATCTCATTTGGAATAAAATGATGACTATGATAGGACATAGTTATAATTCTGTAACCAAACTTTTGATTGACCAGCTGAAAATTGGGAAAAAGATCTTtaggtagttttttttttatgaatttgagtgaatttttaaaacaatttttcttatatatgtatgtatgactaatttgttgtttattttgtaaaataaaaatatctagaAGCTAAACAATTCCGTTTTAAACCACTAGCAAATGTGGAGGAATTAGAGGACATTGTTTGGAGGAGTGTTAGTTACTGGATCTAAAAATTGGAGCTTTAGAGTAGTGATAGCTTTTGGGGTAGAGGAATCATCAACACATTCTACATCTTTGCTTAGTGAAACTCTGATTAATTTAGAGGAAGATGAGAATTTGCgaagaaatattaataatgaaGTGCAAAGTTctaaggaaaaacaaaagaaaggaaaaaaagagcaaacttaataagaaatgaatagaataatgaatgtgtttgagaattttgaagGACCTTCAGTGAAGGAATGTATGAAGATTTTGAGAAGATTGTTGACTTATAAGGATCCATTATATTATGTAGCAATTAATGCATTTTGCAAGAAGAAAGAGTATAGAGAGGTGTGGGTGGATATGGAAAGCGACCAAAAGCGAATGAGATGGATTCAAAGCTTGCAAAAATgactttagatatttgttttggatttATGGAATGCATATGATGATTGTAATGTCGTACATTTGGTTTGCTTATTTTAGATCTAGGATATATTTCCACTTTTGCAATTATAAGACtttctttttacattttattgagaagactcatttttatattactttctttattGTGATGATTTGAAATAGGCGTGatataaattattagtttttcatAGTAATGGAAGCATAATGCAATGATATAAATTATTACTTATACATTGTTATAATTATTAGATTatattgttatgtttttatttcataaatattaaatttttttataatagatatTCTTATGGAGAATCCTTTACATCATTCAAACATTTCaagttcatcatcatcatcaagtgAAGATGAATATACAAAGTTAGAAGTGAcaagagttttaaaaaagagATTGGTTGTGTTATTATTCTAATTATTAACTAACTCATCCATTAATAAGGAACGAgtctcttcatcatcatttataGGTTTCATTCAATAACTTTTAGATGGTTCATCTAGTACATGTTATGAACTAATGTGAATGGAAAAACATGGATTCATTTCTCTATGtcacatgttttaataaaaaggaTGACTTGTTGAATGTTGAAGAGAAAATGATCATGTTTTTAATGACTATTAGTCATAATATTCAGAATTGATTAATTAAGAATAGATTCCAACACTCGGGtcaaaaaattcacaaatactTCCATGAGGTTTTAGTGGCTATGGTGAATTTCTCAAAAAAGATGATTACTCTTCCATCATTCAATGATGGTTCAAATGGTATCTTCAATTGTCAGCTAAGACAAATTTTTAAggtatgttattttttattgttaattattcatatcatatttgtattattctcgtataaaaataattatttatattttaaagatttaTTATCATGTAGGATGTTTTGAGTGCAATTGATGGAACTCTTATTCATACATGCATTCCTGTTGATCAACAAGCCCCATATGGAGGACGTGGGAGAGGAAAATGTTTTCAGAATGTTATGGAAGTTTGTGATTTTAACATGATATTTAGGTATGTTGTTGTTGGATGGGAATGAACGACTCATGATTTAAGAGTCTTGATAGAAACTATCCATAACCCACAACATAATTTTCTAATGCCCAtcaagtaaatattttattttcattttatttaatatgattttgtatttattcataataataatcaactcttttttctttctagaaaaaatatcatttgaTAGATGCAGCATACACACACACTCGAGGTTTTATGACACCATATTGTACGCTATTGATTGAGTGATTTTCGTAATAGCCGGTGGTAAAGTTGTAGGAAAGAGGAGATATTCAACCAACGTCATGCAAGATTTAAAAATGTCATTAACCGTGCTTTTGGTGTTGTTAAGGTGTGTTTCCCAATATTGAAGAGAATGATACCTTATTCgtttactaaaataaaaattgtcatAACATGCTTCTCCATTCACAATTTTCATTGACAAATCTTAGTTgtgaatatattattttttgaatatgacAATGAAGTGGAATTGGAAAGTGATAATACAAATCAAATTCAGAACTCAACtacatgcaattttttttttatcaagaattCATGCAACAATTTCTAGACCAAATTGCAAATGaactctttaatttatttaattagtttgtcatttttagattttattattgtaaGAAATGTGATGTTTAGATATTAGTATAAATTGTGATGTCTTTGGATATTGAAAATATGTACTTGAAttgttctgttttttctttaatttgattcagGTTTTATTGATACATTATTTTATagattattaagtttaaatatttgttttaattatataaaaagttaaacatattaattattttttgtaaggatatgataatgataaattatttattataataattttattattttgaaccttttagaaatatgttaaattaaattgtttttcttaatacattaagatattaagatattggtttttaaaatctaaaaagcaaataacttaatacttaatcaaaataaaataattgaatatttagCACTATTAattactatttaatattaagttaagtataagttttatttaaaattaagtcaaaagaaaaacaaacacataCGATTACCTTCTTGGCCACCGATGCACAAGAGGTACAATTTTACACATGAATAGGATCAGCGTACGGTGGCTGAGCCTTCTGTAAGGTGATGCCAaacttttcttccattttcatgtTCTCAGGCGTGACTCCATCTTCAAGCTTCCAATCAAAAGAGTGAATGAGTGAACCCAACATCAAGTGAATCATCCGAGTCCGACTTCTTGCCTACGATTTCAAAGATTTTGACTTTTGTGAACCTGTGGACACCACGTGAGGTCTCAACTCTCAAGCAATATACACGACGTGATGTCTCAAGTTTCTAAGGTATCGTATACAACTTATTGAAGCGGATATAATCGCAAAACGAACTGTCCGTATTCCTATGAACACGAGCTATTAATGGTCCGTCTTTTTATGAACACGGGGCAAATCATCTCCTCATGAACACAAACGATGGTCCGTGTTCTTATGAATACGAACATTGATTCGTGTTCTTATGAACACGAACAGATAGCTATAATcagtaatttaattaattaacaaattaTATACGTAAatgatactttatttttatacatttaaattttCTCCTCGTGGCATTTTGCTTCATCCTAATTTTTTCTTtcgttttaataaaatattgtaaatataattttcattcgGTCCCCttatattaacaaaaatatattttaatcttttaaaaataaaaaagtaaaattaatcaTGATATTGTTAAATAGACCCTATTTCCTCTCTCAATATCAGActcactaaaaaagaaaagataggaaaaataaaaagatgagaCGGGAGGTGAAGCCTCAAGGCCGCGTGAATATTGCAGCACCAGATGAAGCAGCGGCCAACTTTGATGGCTTCCAACCCCAGCCTCGCCATTTACATTTATGGTGATTAAGAGTGTGGGCAAGAATACGATGAAACCCATTTGCTTCCAAGAGTGTCTccattttgtggaccctgcATGCAGTGGTGGTGGAGGCTCAGATTCCTCCATGGCCATGCACTTGTTCAGAAAACCAACGAAATGATATAaacatgagaaagaaaaatgaggaagaaaacAATAATGGCCGTTCAAATCAGGTTAATGGTTGGTAGCAGGTCAGTTTACATTATTGAAAAGTTTTAAACGCTCATGCCTTGTgctttttaacattttcaacGTGGAGATGATAGAATCTGAGTAATCATGATCAAATTTTCCTACTCTCtggacatcatttttgtttttcatttaccTAAAGCGTTTGTAAACCCACTGGCCTTTCGGGTCAAAGCACAAGCCAGCCCGCATCTGAGCCCGCCCAGTTCGATCCTTTAGGGCCGAGCTTGGGTTGATTTTTTAAGGCCACTACCGACCCATGGCTGGACCAAGTGAGACCGaaggattaaaataaaaaaattataaatattatgctTGAGATGGGAAAATTCCAGAAATAGTGTACAATCATAAGActacttttatattatttttattttcatatgtaATTATGTATATCAATTGACTGTTTTACCCCAAACCGAGGCTTAACTTGGGGTGGGCCGAGTCTTTGTCCAACCGATCCTAATAGAAGCTCTGAAAGTGAAGAGAGTAGAAAGTTTCTTCTAATTAGAGAGCACggaatttgtttttttcattcgCATTCTCCATACGAGGAACAAATATTTATGAATGAAGATCGACTCTTCAATTGATAGATGTAAAGATAACCTCTGCTGCTATTCATGGAAGCATGCATATTTGATAGATTTACTTGTTTATTTAACACTATGAAAGAACTGGACTGACATGTCTAGGTTATGACAACACAGCTTAAAACCCAGCAGAGCACCCAAAGAAACAGGAGATTACTTCAGCACACAAGATTAACAACTTCAAACCCGTACAGGTAGAGCTTGCAGGGGCTGAGCCTTTTGTAAACTAATGCCATATCTTTCTTCCATGTTCATGTTCTCCGGTGTCACCCCATCTTCAAGTTTCCAATCATAGGAGTGAATGAGCGAGGCCAGCATCAAGTGAACCATCCGGATTGCCAATGGCAGCCCAGGACAGATTCTCCTGCCAGCACCAAACGGAATCAGCTCAAAATTCTGGCCCTTCACGTCCATGTCCAACCCCAAGAACCTCTCTGGCACAAATGAGTTGGGGTTCTCCCATGTGTTCGGGTCTCGACCTATAGCCCATGCGTTCACCAGCACCTGTGCATTCTTTGGGACTGTGAACCCTTCTATATCTGTGTCCTCTTCAACTCTGCGTGGGAGTAAAAATGGAACTGCTGGGTGCAATCGGAAGGTTTCTTTCACCACCGCTTGCACGTAAGGGAGTCGAGTGATGTCTGATTCTTTAACCTGTTTGTCTTGGCCGATGGTTTGCAGGAGTTCCATTCGGGCTTTCAAAAGTTTTTCAGGGTTGTGTAGCAGCTCTGCCATTGCCCATTCCAATGTGCTCGAGGTTGTGTCAGTCCCCGCAACAAATAAGTCCTGTAACATAATCTCTGGGTGCCTTAATAGACCTGAATATAGTGTTTATTTGGCCAACTGCTATTTGAATCAttaaaaaccaaaccaaattcATAGCGGGAATATGAagcaaggaagaagaaagaaattttaaatggaGATAGAAGATACTAACCAATAACAAATGTTCCATATGATTTCTTTCAATCTCATTGCTGTTATCTTCACTTATGTTGAGAAGAACGTCTAACACATCACTGCTAGCTATTGAACCTTGAATTTTTCTTAGCTGTAACCGTTGCTTGATCATTCTATCAAAGATCTCAATCATCCTTCCAAAATAAATTGTCAAACGACGCCTTATACCTTGTGGATCAATCTGTCTGAGCACCGGAAAATAATCTACCAAGTTGGGTTTCCCAGCTTCCTCCATCACACCACGCACCAACTCTTTAAACTCTTGTGCAGTCTCAGAAATTGGATCAACAAGATCCACAGAAAATATGGCGTTGGATAACAAGTTGAGACTAGTTCTAAAAGCTTCTCGGCATATATCTACAGGACCACCAGCTTGGCAACTCTGTTCAACATTCGCAAGAAGCTCTTGCACTTTCTGGTGGCGGAGATGGGTGTTAGAGTCTAGTTTTTGAGAAGTGAATAAGTGCGAATTGCATGTCCTTCGAAGGGCTCTCCAAGTTGTTGAAACAGGTATCCAGGCCATCGACAGTTGGTTGTGGTTTGCGGCTCGGATGGCATCAGGGATGGATCGGTTGCAGAAGGAGAGATCCTGCTTTTGGAGGACTTCTTTGGCCATGGGGGCAGAAGAGATGACTATTGTGGTTACATAGCCAAGTTTGAGAGTCATAATTGGGCCGTAAGTTTTTGCAAGGTTGGCGAGGGACTCATGGGGCCTGTTACCCAGGTTTAAGAGGTTTCCTATTATGGGAAGCGGAACTGGTCCCGGAGGAAGTTTGTAAGCAGTATGTTTGCTTCCTCTTCTGGCTGAAAACATGATGTAAATTGAAGTCCAAGGAGCAAGCA
Proteins encoded in this window:
- the LOC117932529 gene encoding geraniol 8-hydroxylase-like; protein product: MELLSCLLCLLAPWTSIYIMFSARRGSKHTAYKLPPGPVPLPIIGNLLNLGNRPHESLANLAKTYGPIMTLKLGYVTTIVISSAPMAKEVLQKQDLSFCNRSIPDAIRAANHNQLSMAWIPVSTTWRALRRTCNSHLFTSQKLDSNTHLRHQKVQELLANVEQSCQAGGPVDICREAFRTSLNLLSNAIFSVDLVDPISETAQEFKELVRGVMEEAGKPNLVDYFPVLRQIDPQGIRRRLTIYFGRMIEIFDRMIKQRLQLRKIQGSIASSDVLDVLLNISEDNSNEIERNHMEHLLLDLFVAGTDTTSSTLEWAMAELLHNPEKLLKARMELLQTIGQDKQVKESDITRLPYVQAVVKETFRLHPAVPFLLPRRVEEDTDIEGFTVPKNAQVLVNAWAIGRDPNTWENPNSFVPERFLGLDMDVKGQNFELIPFGAGRRICPGLPLAIRMVHLMLASLIHSYDWKLEDGVTPENMNMEERYGISLQKAQPLQALPVRV